A window of Micromonospora sp. WMMC415 genomic DNA:
GGACTCATCATCGCGATGGCACCACAGACCATCGACATGCAGAACCCGGCCACCAGCTACTTCAAGTTGGCGCTGGACATCAAGGACATCCTCACCGTCGTGAACACCCAGTTCTACAACTCCGGCTCGATGCTCGGCTGCGACAACAACGCCGCGTACAGCCAGGGCACGGTGAACTTCATCGTCGCGCTGGCCTGCATCCAGCTGGAGGCGGGGCTACGGCCCGACCAGGTCGGGCTCGGCCTGCCGGCCGGTCCCGGCGCGGCCGGCGGCGGCATCGTCGCGCCCAGCGTGGTCAACGCGGCCCTCGACTGCCTGACCCGGGGCACCAACTGCGGCAGCTTCCGCCCGCCGCGCACCTACCCCGGCCTGCGGGGCGCGATGACCTGGTCGGTCAACTGGGACGTGACCAACGGCAACAACTTCGCCCGTACCGTCGGCCCGCACCTCGACACCCTGCCCTGACCTGACCTGACCCGACCCGCGGCGCCGGGCCGCGTACCCGCTGGGGTGCGCGGCCCGGTCAGCGCCCGGCGCGGACCGACTCGCGGCCGCGCCGGGCGCGCCGGGCACGCCGCCGGCGGACCTTCTTCACCGCCCAGGTGAGGACCATGACGGCGAAGACCGCGAAGATCGCGTAGTTGAACCAGTTGCTGTAGCGGTCGACGTCCTCCCAGCGCGTGCCGAGCGTGTACCCCAGGCCGACGATCAGCGCGTTCCAGACACCGCTGCCCAGCGTGGTGAACGCGACGAACTCGCCCAGCGGCATCCGGTTCGCCCCCGCCGGGATGGAGACCAGGCTGCGGACCACCGGCACCAGGCGACCGAACAGCACCGCCCAGCGGCCGTGCCGCTCGAACCAGCGGTCCGCCCGCTCCAGGTCGTCGAGGTCCACCAGGGGCAGCCGGTCCAGCCACCGCTTCAGCCGGTCCTCGCCGAGACCGGCGCCGAGCCAGTACAGCGCGAGGGCCCCGACCAGCGACCCGACGGTCGCCGCGAGAACGATCAGGACGACGTTGAAACGTCCCTCGCCGGCCAGGTACCCGGCCATCGCGAGGACGATCTCGCTGGGGATGGGCGGGACGATGCTCTCCAGCGCCACCAGCAGCGCCACACCGACCGCGCCCAGCGCGTCGATGACACCGGCCACCCAGCCGGTCAACCCGCCGAACTGCTCCGGGGGGACGTCCTGGGCGAGTGCCATCGCGATCCTTCCGCTGCCGACCGGGGGATCGGAAGGAGGTACCCGGCAGGTCACCACTTACACCCGGACATGTCGTACGCCTCAGTGCAGGGCGGTGTCCGCCGGCCCGCGCCGCCAGCCGGAGAAGCGGACGCGCCGGGAACCGTACCCCCGTCTCGCGTTTGCCGGCTCGCGTCGCCGGAGACATATCCGGGGCATGGGTGACCGCTGGTACTCCGAGGCCGTCGTCTACTGCCTCGACATCGACACGTACGCGGACTCCGACGGCGACGGCGTCGGCGACATCCGGGGGCTGATCGGCCGGCTCGACTACCTGGCCCGGCTGGGCGTGACGTGCCTGTGGCTGCATCCGATCCACCCGTCGCCGAACAAGGACGACGGGTACGACGCCACCGACTTCTACAACGTGGACCCACGCTTCGGCACCCTCGGCGACTTCGCCGAGCTGCTGCACCAGGCGCAGAACCGGGGCATTCGGGTGATCATCGACCTGGTCGTCAACCACACGTCGGACCAGCATCCGTGGTTCGTCTCCGCACGGTCCTCCCCGGACTCGCCCTACCGGGACTGGTACGTGTGGTCGGACCGGGAGCCGGACGACCGTCACCAGGGCATGGTGTTCCCCGGGGAGCAGCACGAGACGTGGACCTACGACCGGACCGCGAAGGCCTGGTACTACCACCGGTTCTACCAGTTCCAGCCCGACCTGAACATGGCCAACCCGGCCGTGCGGGCCGAGGTCAAGAAGATCATGTCGTTCTGGCTCCAGCTCGGCGTCTCGGGTTTCCGGATGGACGCGGTGCCGTTCATCATCGAGCTGACCGAGCCCGGCAACCCGAACTCGCCGAAGGACTTCGAGTTCCTCACCGAGCTGCGCCAGCACGTGCAGTGGCGCCGCGGCGACGCCGTCCTGCTCGCCGAGGCGAACGTCGAACCGGACCAGCTGCCCACGTTCTTCGGCGACAGCGGCGGATCCGCGAACCGGCTGCACATGCTCTTCGACTTCATGCTGAACGGGCGCCTCATGCTCGCCCTCGCGCGGCGGGACCCGGAGCCGGTGATCGAGGCGCTGCGCGACACCCCGGCGCTGCCCGAGGGCGGGCAGTGGGCGACGTTCCTGCGCAACCACGACGAGATCGACTTGTCCCGGCTCACCTCCGAGCAGCGCAACGAGGTGTACGCGCAGTTCGGCCCCGACGAGGACATGCGGATCTACGACCGGGGCATCCGCCGCCGGCTGGCCCCGATGCTCGGCAACGACCGGCGGCGTGTCGAACTGGCGTACTCGCTCCAGTTCTCGCTGCGCGGCACGCCGGTGCTGCGGTACGGCGAGGAGATCGGGATGGGGGAGGATCTCGCCCTGCCCGGTCGGCAGGCCATCCGTACGCCGATGCAGTGGTCGTACCAGCCCAACGCCGGCTTCTCCACGGCGGACCCGGAGAAGCTCGTCCGGCCGGTGATCGACAAGGGTGAGTTCTCCTACGAGAAGGTCAACGTCACCGCCCAGCGGGCCGACCGCACCTCGCTGCTCGCGTGGTTCGAGCGCATGATCCGTACGCTCCGCGAGGCCCCCGAGATCGGGTCCGGCTCGACCACCCACATCGACGTGCCGACTCCGCCGGGAGTGCTGGCGCACCGGGCCGACGGGCCGACCGGCACGATGGTCTTCCTGCACAACCTCGGCACCGAGGACGCCGAGGTCGACCTGAGCCACCTGGCGGCGCAGGCCGACCTGCCGATCGACGTGCTCGGCGACCGCAGCTACGAGCCGGTCGGCAAGCTCGACCGCCTCAAGCTGGCCGGCTACGGCTACCGCTGGATCCGCCTGTGCCGGGGCGGCGGGTTCTAGGCCGGCGGGCTTCGCCGTACCCCTGGGTTAAGCTCCTTCGATCAAGTGAAGTTACCGGGAGGTAGGCATGTCGGAGGAGCAGCGGGTCGCCATCGTGACCGGCGCGGCGCGGGGCATCGGGGCGGCCACCGCCAAGCGCCTGGCGGCCGACGGGCTGGCCGTGGCCGTGGTGGACATCGAGGAGTCCGCGACCAAGGAGACCGTCGACGCGATCGCCGCCGCCGGTGGCCGGGCGCTCGGGGTCGGTGCGGACGTGTCCGACCGCGCCCAGGTGGAGGCGGCCGTGGAGCGGGTCGCCGCCGAACTGGGCGGGCCCACCGTGCTGGTCAACAACGCCGGCGTGCTCCGGGACAACCTGCTGTTCAAGATGACCGACGCCGACTGGGACACGGTGATGGGTGTGCACCTGCGGGGTGCGTTCCTGTTCAGCCAGGCCGCCCAGAAGCACATGGTCGAGCGGAAGTGGGGGCGGATCGTCAACCTCTCCAGCACCTCCGCGCTGGGCAACCGCGGCCAGGCGAACTACTCCGCCGCAAAGGCGGGCCTCCAGGGCTTCACCAAGACCCTCGCCATCGAGCTGGGCCCGTTCGGGGTGACCGTCAACGCGGTCGCCCCCGGCTTCATCGTCACCGACATGACCGCGGCGACCGCCGCCCGGATGAAGGTGGACTTCGAGGCGCTGCAGAAGCACGCCGAGGCGGAGATCCCGGTCCGCCGGGTGGGCCGCCCCGAGGATGTGGCGCACACCATCTCGTTCCTGGCCAGCGAGGGCGCGTCCTTCGTGTCCGGTCAGGTGGTCTACGTCGCGGGCGGCCCGAAGGACTGACGGCCGCCCCCGCCCCGCTCCGCCCCGCGCGCGTCGCGGGGCGGGGGCGGGTCAGGACGGTGCGCGGCGGGTGCGCCAGAGCCAGAGCAGACCGAGCACCGGCAGGACCAGCGGGATGTAGCCGTACCCGCTGCCGAAGCCGGACCAGACCGTCTCGTCGGGGAACAGGTCCGGCCGGGCCAGGCTGAACGCGCCGACACCGACCACACCGACCAGTTCCACCGTGCAGCAGGTCAGGGCGATCCGCCGGCCGGCCGCACCGGCGCGGGCGAGGCCCACCGCGGCCACGATGTAGATGACCGCGGCGAGCGCCGATAGCAGGTACGCGACCGGAGCCTGGTCGAACTTCGTGGCGATCTGGAGGCCGGCGCGGCTGGTCGCGGCGATCGCGAACAAGAGGTAGACGGCGATCAGCAGCCGGCCCGGGCCGGCGTTGGTCCGCGTGCGCTCCGCGGCCGGCGCGTCAGCCACCGAGCACCGCCCAGGTCTGCTGGAGCCGGACCACCACCACCGGGGCGACCAGGCAGACGGCGCAGACGATCGCCGAACCCCAGCGGGTCGGCTCCATCCGGGCCAGCACCCAGGCCAGCGGTGGCAGGCAGACCAGCGTCACCAGGTAGCCCGCGAAGGCCCCCGGCTCGCCCGGCCGCTCGCCCCCGGCGAGGGCGACCAGTGCCACCACGGCCATCACCAGCAGGACCGCCTCCAGCGCGGCCAGACCGATGAACTGCACCCGGTCGGGAGCGCGGTGCCGCAGCGTGGCCACCAGAGCCCACGCCGCGACGAGCAGGCACAGCACGATGGCGGCGGAGGCGAGCAGCCCGTCCACCGGCGATCCGGCCGGTGCGGCGCTGGTCATCGGGTCCACCGGGGGCGCGGTTCGGTCACCGCCACACTCTACTAATCGGCGTAGTAGCGGTGACGTACGGGCGCGGCCCGCGCCGCGACTCCAGCACGGGGCCTCAGGGCCTGGCCTGGGCGCGACTCGTGCCGGGACTCCGACGCAGGCCCTAGCATGATGCGAGGTGCTGCGGCGGGACGACGGCTTGGGGGTTCTCGTGGTGATGCGGTTCGGCTTGTTCGGCACCGGGCACTGGGCGGCGGAGACGCACGGCGCGGGGCTGAACGCACATCCCCGGACCGCGCTCGCCGGCGTCTGGGGGCGGGACCCGGCCAAGGCCGCCGCGCTCGCGCAGCGGTACGGCGTGCCCGCGTTCGACGACGTCGACGCGCTCATCGAGGCGTCCGACGCGGTCGCGGTCGCCCTTCCTCCGGACGTGCAGGCCGACATCGCGGTCCGCGCCGCCACCGCCGGACGGCACCTGCTGCTGGACAAGCCACTCGCCCTGAGCGTCGCCGACGCCGACCGGGTGGTCACCGCGGCGCAGTCCTCCGGCGTCGCCTCCCTGATCTTCTTCACCCAGCGGTACCACCCGAACGTCACCACGTTCCTCGCCGCCACCGCCGCCGAGGAGGGCTGGCAGCACTGCGCCGCCACCTTCTTCGCCTCGATCTACCAGCCCGGCAACCCGTACGAGGGCTCCGCGTGGCGGCGCCAGCACGGCGCTCTCTGGGACGTCGGCCCGCACGCGCTGTCCATCATCCTGCCGGTGCTGGGGCGGGTGACCCGGGTGGCCGCGATGGACGGCCCGCGCGGGCTCGTGCACCTGCTGCTCACCCACGCCGGCGGCGCCACCAGCAGCGTCTCGCTCACCCTGGACGCGCCGGGCGAGGCGGTCACGCGGGATCTGCGCTTCTACGGCGTCAGCGGCATCGAGACCGCCCCGCTCGGCAAGGGCACCGTGGCGGACGCGTACGGGACGGCGATCGACCAGCTGCTGGAGGAGGTCGACTCGGGCACCCGCGACCACCGCTGCGACGTGCGTTTCGGCCGGGAGGTGGTCGCCGTCCTCGAGGCGGCGGAGACCGCCCGGCGCGAGGCC
This region includes:
- a CDS encoding DedA family protein; this translates as MALAQDVPPEQFGGLTGWVAGVIDALGAVGVALLVALESIVPPIPSEIVLAMAGYLAGEGRFNVVLIVLAATVGSLVGALALYWLGAGLGEDRLKRWLDRLPLVDLDDLERADRWFERHGRWAVLFGRLVPVVRSLVSIPAGANRMPLGEFVAFTTLGSGVWNALIVGLGYTLGTRWEDVDRYSNWFNYAIFAVFAVMVLTWAVKKVRRRRARRARRGRESVRAGR
- a CDS encoding alpha-amylase family protein, whose protein sequence is MGDRWYSEAVVYCLDIDTYADSDGDGVGDIRGLIGRLDYLARLGVTCLWLHPIHPSPNKDDGYDATDFYNVDPRFGTLGDFAELLHQAQNRGIRVIIDLVVNHTSDQHPWFVSARSSPDSPYRDWYVWSDREPDDRHQGMVFPGEQHETWTYDRTAKAWYYHRFYQFQPDLNMANPAVRAEVKKIMSFWLQLGVSGFRMDAVPFIIELTEPGNPNSPKDFEFLTELRQHVQWRRGDAVLLAEANVEPDQLPTFFGDSGGSANRLHMLFDFMLNGRLMLALARRDPEPVIEALRDTPALPEGGQWATFLRNHDEIDLSRLTSEQRNEVYAQFGPDEDMRIYDRGIRRRLAPMLGNDRRRVELAYSLQFSLRGTPVLRYGEEIGMGEDLALPGRQAIRTPMQWSYQPNAGFSTADPEKLVRPVIDKGEFSYEKVNVTAQRADRTSLLAWFERMIRTLREAPEIGSGSTTHIDVPTPPGVLAHRADGPTGTMVFLHNLGTEDAEVDLSHLAAQADLPIDVLGDRSYEPVGKLDRLKLAGYGYRWIRLCRGGGF
- the fabG gene encoding 3-oxoacyl-ACP reductase FabG — its product is MSEEQRVAIVTGAARGIGAATAKRLAADGLAVAVVDIEESATKETVDAIAAAGGRALGVGADVSDRAQVEAAVERVAAELGGPTVLVNNAGVLRDNLLFKMTDADWDTVMGVHLRGAFLFSQAAQKHMVERKWGRIVNLSSTSALGNRGQANYSAAKAGLQGFTKTLAIELGPFGVTVNAVAPGFIVTDMTAATAARMKVDFEALQKHAEAEIPVRRVGRPEDVAHTISFLASEGASFVSGQVVYVAGGPKD
- a CDS encoding Gfo/Idh/MocA family protein, with translation MMRFGLFGTGHWAAETHGAGLNAHPRTALAGVWGRDPAKAAALAQRYGVPAFDDVDALIEASDAVAVALPPDVQADIAVRAATAGRHLLLDKPLALSVADADRVVTAAQSSGVASLIFFTQRYHPNVTTFLAATAAEEGWQHCAATFFASIYQPGNPYEGSAWRRQHGALWDVGPHALSIILPVLGRVTRVAAMDGPRGLVHLLLTHAGGATSSVSLTLDAPGEAVTRDLRFYGVSGIETAPLGKGTVADAYGTAIDQLLEEVDSGTRDHRCDVRFGREVVAVLEAAETARREARTVDVP